The following are encoded in a window of Sinorhizobium sojae CCBAU 05684 genomic DNA:
- a CDS encoding nucleoside deaminase — MAETERFMDAALAEARKAAARGEVPIGAVVVLDGEVVAAAGNRTRELRDVTAHAEVEAIRLAARAVGDERLSGADLYVTLEPCTMCAAAISFARIRRLYYGAEDPKGGAVENGVRFYASPTCHHVPDVYSGLAERESAEVLREFFAARR; from the coding sequence ATGGCGGAAACAGAGCGCTTCATGGATGCGGCCCTCGCAGAGGCCCGCAAGGCGGCGGCACGGGGCGAGGTGCCGATCGGCGCGGTCGTCGTGCTCGATGGCGAAGTGGTCGCTGCTGCTGGAAATCGCACCCGCGAACTCCGCGACGTTACCGCCCATGCCGAAGTAGAGGCGATCCGGCTGGCGGCGCGCGCCGTGGGCGACGAGCGGCTCTCCGGCGCCGACCTCTATGTCACGCTGGAGCCCTGCACCATGTGCGCGGCCGCCATCTCCTTCGCCCGCATTCGCCGACTCTATTACGGAGCGGAGGATCCGAAAGGCGGCGCAGTCGAGAACGGGGTGCGTTTCTACGCCTCGCCCACCTGCCATCACGTTCCGGATGTGTATTCCGGTCTCGCCGAGCGCGAGTCCGCCGAAGTTCTCCGCGAGTTCTTCGCCGCCCGACGGTGA